In Cryptomeria japonica chromosome 10, Sugi_1.0, whole genome shotgun sequence, a genomic segment contains:
- the LOC131027748 gene encoding uncharacterized protein LOC131027748 — translation MRNYLWRARHKPVHKISVIHSDGSVGALEEHGITASELMQRYPQRIVSHANSFYIGKKVPVLSSGEKLEGGQSYFLLPERMQGSILSAAWLASLAGGGSKAVSPLHGRCCVMSVETFEIEKREDGRLQLKILPQFIQKLLENGKMNAQSSKDDCFSHSGLCSTPQLQKDYQQMVKVRGQAWKPRLETIVEKRNGFKLFGLKRKRRV, via the coding sequence ATGAGAAACTACCTGTGGCGAGCGCGGCACAAGCCTGTACATAAAATCTCAGTGATTCATTCAGATGGGAGTGTGGGGGCTCTAGAGGAGCATGGGATTACTGCCTCTGAACTCATGCAGAGATACCCACAGAGAATTGTAAGCCATGCTAATTCCTTTTACATTGGAAAAAAAGTCCCTGTTTTATCTTCAGGGGAGAAATTGGAAGGTGGgcagagctattttcttcttcCAGAGAGAATGCAGGGAAGCATTTTGTCAGCTGCTTGGTTGGCTTCTTTAGCAGGTGGAGGCTCCAAAGCTGTCTCTCCCCTTCATGGCAGATGTTGTGTGATGTCTGTGGAGACTTTTGAGATAGAGAAGAGAGAAGATGGGCGCTTACAGCTCAAGATCTTACCACAATTTattcagaagcttttggaaaatggAAAGATGAATGCCCAATCTAGTAAAGATGATTGTTTTAGTCATTCGGGTCTGTGCAGTACTCCTCAGTTGCAGAAGGATTATCAACAGATGGTAAAGGTTAGAGGGCAGGCTTGGAAGCCCAGGTTGGAGACCATTGTAGAAAAACGAAATGGATTCAAGTTGTTTGGATTGAAAAGAAAACGTAGGGTTTGA